From one Arenicella chitinivorans genomic stretch:
- a CDS encoding accessory factor UbiK family protein, whose protein sequence is MTDIPNAASDIIQRIMQTAKAAVPDTLSTDLRENVRAAIQEVISDLDVVTREELDTQKEVLQRTRAKVDEMEKVISELEKKLGM, encoded by the coding sequence ATGACCGATATCCCGAACGCCGCCTCAGACATCATCCAGCGTATTATGCAAACCGCGAAAGCCGCCGTGCCGGATACCTTAAGTACCGACCTGCGCGAGAATGTCCGTGCCGCGATTCAAGAAGTCATTAGTGACCTTGACGTTGTAACGCGTGAAGAACTGGATACACAGAAAGAAGTGTTGCAGCGCACACGTGCTAAAGTTGATGAAATGGAAAAGGTAATTTCTGAGTTGGAAAAGAAACTCGGTATGTAG
- the pnp gene encoding polyribonucleotide nucleotidyltransferase, with amino-acid sequence MSKVTKTFQFGEHEFKLETGEIARQADSAIIASCGDTTVMVTVVNKISGEPKDFMPLTIDVEERTYAAGKIPGGFFRREGRPSEKAILTCRLIDRPLRPLFPKGFGYDVQVVITIVSIDPNIDTEVVSLVGASAALATSGIPFNGPVGAARVGYINNEYVLNPTMEQLEASDLDLVVAGTQDAVLMVESEANILSEDVMLGAVMFGHQESQKAINAIKELAAEVAKPMKEWTPPAEDASVSQKVSEIAKAALEDAFSTASKVDRVAKISAAHSDVLAALVNDDSTVAEIDAVNTAFKDLEKDIVRGRIIAGEKRIDGRDTTTVRPIAVRTGVWPRTHGSALFTRGETQAVVAATLGTERDAQRIDALEGDITDRFMLHYNFPPYSVGETGRVGSPKRREIGHGRLARRGVAAVLPSAEEFPYVIRVVSEITESNGSSSMASVCGSSLAMMDAGVPIKAPVAGIAMGLIKEGDNFAVLTDILGDEDHLGDMDFKVAGTPAGITALQMDIKIDGITEEIMTQALSQAKEARIHILGEMNKVISEPRAEMSDHAPRIITFKINPDKIRDVIGKGGAVIRALCEETGATIDLEDDGTVNVASVDGAAGAEARRRIEEITADIEVDRVYKGKVVKIMEFGAFVNVLPGKDGLVHISQISNERVENVSDHLSEGDEVTVKVLEVDKQGRVRLSMKAVESN; translated from the coding sequence ATGTCAAAGGTAACGAAAACCTTTCAATTTGGTGAACACGAGTTCAAATTAGAAACCGGCGAGATTGCTCGCCAGGCCGATTCGGCCATCATCGCAAGCTGTGGCGATACCACAGTCATGGTCACGGTAGTTAATAAAATTTCCGGTGAGCCAAAAGATTTCATGCCCCTCACAATTGATGTTGAGGAGCGCACGTACGCCGCTGGTAAAATTCCAGGTGGCTTTTTTCGCCGCGAAGGTCGTCCTTCTGAAAAGGCAATTCTGACCTGTCGATTGATCGACCGTCCACTGCGCCCATTGTTTCCGAAAGGTTTCGGTTACGACGTACAAGTCGTGATCACCATTGTTTCGATTGACCCAAATATCGATACAGAAGTGGTGTCGCTTGTCGGTGCATCTGCGGCTCTGGCTACCTCCGGCATTCCATTTAATGGTCCGGTAGGCGCTGCGCGTGTTGGTTACATCAACAATGAGTACGTGTTGAACCCAACGATGGAACAGCTCGAGGCATCTGATTTGGATCTGGTGGTTGCGGGTACGCAAGACGCAGTCTTAATGGTTGAGTCAGAGGCAAACATATTGTCAGAAGATGTCATGCTTGGTGCGGTGATGTTTGGTCACCAAGAGTCTCAAAAAGCGATTAACGCAATCAAAGAGCTGGCGGCCGAAGTGGCTAAGCCAATGAAAGAGTGGACCCCGCCTGCAGAGGACGCATCGGTCAGTCAGAAAGTGTCAGAGATCGCCAAAGCGGCTCTGGAAGATGCTTTCTCAACCGCCAGCAAGGTTGATCGTGTGGCGAAGATTTCAGCTGCGCACAGCGATGTGTTAGCAGCCTTAGTCAACGACGACTCCACAGTAGCCGAAATTGATGCGGTTAACACGGCATTCAAAGACCTGGAAAAAGACATCGTGCGTGGTCGTATCATTGCCGGTGAGAAACGAATCGATGGTCGTGATACCACGACGGTACGCCCGATTGCTGTGCGCACCGGCGTCTGGCCTCGAACACACGGTTCGGCATTGTTCACGCGTGGTGAAACGCAAGCAGTGGTTGCGGCCACCTTAGGTACAGAGCGCGATGCACAACGTATTGATGCGTTGGAAGGTGATATCACAGACCGTTTTATGCTGCATTACAATTTTCCACCGTATTCGGTTGGTGAAACGGGTCGTGTGGGCTCGCCCAAGCGTCGTGAAATTGGTCATGGCCGATTAGCACGCCGCGGTGTTGCCGCAGTGCTGCCAAGTGCGGAAGAGTTCCCTTATGTGATTCGAGTTGTATCTGAGATCACTGAGTCAAACGGTTCCAGTTCAATGGCATCGGTTTGTGGTTCTTCTTTGGCCATGATGGATGCCGGTGTGCCAATCAAGGCCCCTGTTGCGGGTATCGCAATGGGGCTGATTAAAGAGGGCGATAACTTTGCTGTATTGACTGACATTCTGGGTGATGAAGACCACCTGGGCGACATGGACTTCAAAGTAGCGGGTACCCCAGCTGGAATCACCGCGTTGCAAATGGACATCAAAATTGATGGCATTACTGAAGAAATCATGACGCAAGCTTTGTCGCAAGCGAAGGAGGCACGTATTCACATCCTTGGGGAAATGAATAAAGTGATCTCTGAACCTCGCGCTGAGATGTCAGACCATGCGCCACGTATTATCACTTTCAAGATTAACCCAGATAAAATCCGTGATGTAATCGGCAAGGGTGGTGCGGTGATTCGCGCATTGTGCGAAGAGACCGGTGCAACCATTGATCTGGAAGATGATGGTACCGTCAACGTGGCGTCGGTGGACGGTGCTGCTGGTGCTGAAGCACGTCGTCGTATTGAAGAGATTACCGCGGACATCGAAGTCGATCGCGTATACAAAGGCAAGGTCGTCAAAATCATGGAATTTGGTGCGTTTGTAAACGTATTGCCAGGTAAAGACGGTTTGGTTCACATCTCACAAATCTCAAATGAGCGTGTCGAGAACGTATCGGATCACTTGTCAGAGGGCGACGAAGTTACCGTTAAGGTGCTTGAGGTCGACAAACAGGGCCGCGTACGTCTGTCTATGAAGGCGGTTGAGAGCAACTAG